Proteins encoded by one window of Chrysiogenes arsenatis DSM 11915:
- a CDS encoding transposase, translated as MLKRAYRPLRASTPVKLVFCRPVDKHNHYKPIILLSTLIHQSEEEVIAAYANRWSIETLFKELKHTWDFGKNQCRNFESYICFITISMIRSIVFTIMQRQNEDYRYKGTLFEKTECELQTLNTLFNLDQYIKQLCELCDEKLKSSTAILIKEIEAFQQRLRDCVTSLLFQGCET; from the coding sequence ATGCTGAAAAGGGCATATCGTCCTCTACGGGCAAGTACCCCAGTAAAACTTGTATTTTGCCGGCCAGTGGACAAGCACAATCACTACAAACCCATTATTTTGCTCAGTACACTGATCCATCAAAGCGAAGAGGAAGTTATTGCTGCATACGCCAACCGCTGGTCTATCGAAACGCTTTTTAAGGAACTCAAGCACACATGGGACTTTGGTAAAAATCAGTGCCGCAACTTCGAGTCATACATTTGCTTTATAACCATCAGCATGATCAGGAGTATCGTTTTTACCATCATGCAGCGCCAAAACGAAGATTACCGCTATAAGGGAACCTTGTTCGAGAAAACCGAATGCGAACTGCAAACACTCAACACCCTGTTCAATCTTGACCAGTACATAAAACAGCTTTGCGAACTCTGCGACGAGAAGCTGAAGTCAAGTACTGCTATTTTGATCAAGGAAATCGAAGCATTCCAGCAACGGTTGCGCGATTGCGTCACCAGTTTACTATTTCAGGGGTGCGAAACTTGA
- the glyQ gene encoding glycine--tRNA ligase subunit alpha: protein MTFQELILSLQNYWSAQGALVVQPYDIEVGAGTFNPSTFLRAIGPEPWSVAYVEPSRRPTDGRYGENPNRLQHYYQFQVLLKPSPDNILDLYLDSLRSFGIDPLKHDIRFVEDDWESPTLGAWGLGWEVWLDGMEITQFTYFQQCGGLDLSPISGEITYGIERIAMYVQGVNSVYDLEWQNGVTYGDVYHQNEVQFSRYNFEEADVPMQFTLFDMYEAEALRLIDKGVVLPAYDYTLKCSHAFNMLDARSAISVTERTSFIGRVRNLAKLCAEGYAKNREALGFPLCKGGK from the coding sequence TTGACCTTTCAGGAGCTTATTCTTTCTTTGCAAAATTACTGGAGCGCGCAGGGAGCCCTTGTCGTGCAGCCCTATGATATTGAAGTCGGGGCCGGAACATTTAATCCATCAACCTTTTTACGCGCCATTGGCCCAGAGCCGTGGAGCGTCGCGTATGTCGAGCCTTCGCGCCGTCCAACTGATGGCCGCTATGGCGAAAACCCCAACCGTTTACAGCACTACTACCAGTTTCAGGTGCTCCTGAAGCCTTCTCCCGATAATATTCTCGATTTATATCTGGATAGCCTCCGTTCCTTCGGCATCGACCCACTGAAACACGATATCCGTTTTGTCGAAGACGACTGGGAATCACCAACGCTTGGCGCGTGGGGACTGGGCTGGGAAGTGTGGCTTGACGGGATGGAAATCACGCAGTTCACCTATTTCCAGCAGTGCGGTGGGCTTGATCTTTCGCCGATCAGTGGCGAAATCACCTACGGCATCGAACGGATCGCCATGTACGTTCAAGGGGTCAATAGTGTCTACGATCTGGAATGGCAAAACGGAGTGACTTACGGCGATGTCTACCACCAGAACGAGGTACAATTTTCGCGCTACAACTTTGAAGAGGCCGATGTGCCCATGCAGTTCACCCTCTTTGATATGTACGAAGCCGAAGCGCTGCGCCTGATCGACAAAGGGGTGGTATTGCCCGCGTACGATTACACGCTGAAATGTTCGCACGCCTTCAATATGCTCGACGCGCGCAGCGCGATTAGTGTCACCGAGCGGACGTCATTTATTGGCCGCGTACGCAATCTGGCAAAACTCTGTGCCGAAGGGTACGCCAAAAATCGGGAAGCACTCGGATTTCCACTGTGCAAAGGGGGCAAGTAA
- the glyS gene encoding glycine--tRNA ligase subunit beta has protein sequence MSARDILFEIGMEEIPAGFIAPALEYMQQTMEKWLTQSRIDFTSLQTCATPRRLTIIAHHVAATGANVEQELLGPAQSVAYDASGALTKAGEGFLRGKGLQPSDAYLKETPKGTYLAAMKREQGLDTATALPEFFTQLVLNFPFKKSMRWGTRKIRFARPIKHFILLWGNDVLPMNIEGIVSGRTTFGHRFLGASSIEITSAADYATQLEKEYVIVDIARRQEMIRQGCAAIAAQMNGTVVGGESLTALTANLVEYPVAVMGSFEEKFRELPDELLITSMREHQKYFALQGADGTLLPAFITISNMPIDDTSAIRQGNERVLRARLSDAFFYYAEDQKAPLASRLAALEKVVFQEQLGTVGEKVSRIRGNGYAIGKLAGLNDEQLADVDQIALLAKCDLTTGMVYEFPELQGIMGREYARKEGYKPVVAAGVNEHWAPRFAGDNVASSLEAAVVSMADKLDTIVGCFGVGLLPSGSYDPYALRRQSLGVLHTLAHHEIDVPLGDLIRVALDNLTTKLTRNTEIVFDDVLNFTTQRARVFFEKNVGFDYDVVDAVFSTGFSSVITVRHKLDALSYLKSRDDYRSVIETFRRAGNIVPADFSAAVDTTLCLLDVEKALLAAVQSAAPNVHTACQGGRYDEVFAVVLQLKPTVDAFFDGVMVMDKDEALKRNRLALLSSVMALFSEVADFRKLVIE, from the coding sequence ATGTCGGCGCGCGATATCCTGTTTGAAATTGGAATGGAAGAAATACCCGCTGGCTTTATTGCCCCAGCGCTGGAATACATGCAACAGACCATGGAAAAATGGCTGACGCAAAGTCGCATTGACTTTACCTCGCTTCAGACCTGCGCGACACCGCGCCGCCTGACAATCATTGCGCATCACGTCGCGGCGACCGGCGCCAATGTCGAGCAAGAACTGCTTGGCCCAGCGCAAAGTGTGGCGTATGACGCCAGTGGCGCGCTCACCAAAGCCGGCGAAGGCTTTTTGCGCGGCAAAGGGTTACAGCCGTCGGACGCGTACCTGAAAGAAACACCAAAGGGTACTTATCTTGCGGCCATGAAACGCGAGCAGGGGCTTGATACCGCAACGGCGTTACCAGAATTTTTCACACAACTGGTGCTCAATTTCCCGTTCAAAAAAAGTATGCGCTGGGGAACACGCAAAATCCGTTTTGCCCGTCCGATCAAGCATTTTATCCTGCTGTGGGGCAACGATGTTCTCCCGATGAATATCGAAGGGATTGTTTCTGGCCGCACCACCTTTGGGCATCGCTTCCTTGGTGCAAGCTCCATTGAAATCACCTCAGCCGCCGATTACGCCACCCAGCTCGAAAAAGAATATGTGATTGTCGATATTGCCCGCCGCCAGGAAATGATCCGTCAGGGATGCGCCGCGATTGCAGCGCAGATGAACGGTACGGTGGTTGGTGGCGAATCGCTCACGGCGTTGACCGCCAACTTGGTGGAATATCCCGTTGCCGTTATGGGAAGTTTCGAGGAAAAATTCCGCGAACTGCCCGACGAACTGCTCATCACCTCGATGCGCGAACATCAGAAATACTTTGCGTTGCAAGGGGCGGACGGCACATTGCTCCCGGCATTTATCACTATTTCCAATATGCCGATTGACGACACGTCGGCCATCCGTCAGGGGAATGAACGCGTGCTGCGGGCGCGCCTCTCCGACGCTTTCTTCTACTACGCTGAAGATCAGAAAGCTCCGCTGGCATCACGCCTAGCGGCACTGGAAAAAGTTGTTTTCCAAGAGCAACTTGGCACGGTGGGCGAAAAGGTCAGCCGTATTCGTGGCAATGGCTATGCTATCGGCAAACTCGCTGGCCTGAATGATGAACAACTGGCCGATGTTGACCAGATTGCGCTGCTTGCCAAGTGCGACCTGACTACGGGGATGGTCTACGAATTCCCCGAACTCCAAGGGATTATGGGGCGCGAATATGCGCGCAAAGAGGGCTACAAGCCCGTGGTTGCCGCCGGTGTCAATGAACACTGGGCGCCCCGTTTTGCCGGTGATAATGTCGCCTCATCACTGGAAGCCGCGGTGGTCAGTATGGCGGACAAGCTCGATACGATTGTTGGCTGCTTCGGCGTCGGCCTGTTGCCATCCGGCTCCTACGACCCATACGCCCTACGTCGTCAGTCACTGGGGGTGCTGCACACGCTGGCACACCACGAGATTGATGTCCCACTGGGCGATCTGATCCGCGTCGCGCTCGACAACCTGACCACCAAACTGACACGCAACACAGAAATCGTTTTTGACGATGTGCTGAACTTCACCACACAACGGGCGCGGGTCTTTTTTGAAAAGAACGTTGGCTTTGATTACGATGTGGTCGATGCCGTGTTCAGCACGGGATTTAGCAGCGTTATTACGGTGCGCCATAAACTCGATGCGTTGAGTTATTTGAAGTCGCGTGATGATTATCGTAGCGTTATCGAAACGTTCCGCCGCGCGGGCAATATTGTTCCGGCGGATTTCAGCGCTGCGGTTGATACCACCCTCTGCCTGCTTGATGTGGAAAAAGCACTGCTGGCGGCGGTGCAGAGTGCCGCGCCGAACGTGCACACGGCCTGCCAGGGCGGTAGGTACGACGAAGTTTTTGCGGTTGTGTTGCAACTAAAACCAACCGTAGACGCCTTTTTCGACGGCGTAATGGTTATGGATAAAGACGAAGCGCTCAAGCGCAATCGCTTGGCACTGCTCTCATCGGTCATGGCGCTGTTCTCTGAAGTGGCAGACTTCCGCAAGCTGGTCATCGAATAA
- a CDS encoding EscU/YscU/HrcU family type III secretion system export apparatus switch protein, translating to MDSFDRLKKAVALSYIEKSRAPKVTAKGQGRVAEKIIEIAEEHGITIKEDPDLVEALSALEIDQEIPQELYQAVAEILSHLYRENAKQNG from the coding sequence ATGGACTCATTTGACCGCCTGAAAAAAGCCGTAGCGCTGAGCTATATCGAAAAAAGCCGCGCCCCAAAAGTCACCGCAAAAGGACAGGGGCGCGTTGCCGAAAAAATCATTGAAATTGCCGAAGAACACGGTATCACGATCAAGGAAGACCCTGATCTGGTCGAAGCGCTCAGTGCGCTGGAAATCGATCAGGAGATTCCACAAGAACTCTATCAGGCAGTAGCCGAAATTCTCTCTCACCTGTACCGCGAAAATGCCAAGCAAAATGGATAA
- a CDS encoding penicillin-binding protein 1A, with protein MDRWNTQPTSSPEHFQHTQAPEPEASQPHPKRKSGLWWKLPLSLMLGCCIFLGGVLGYIVATLYQELPAIDELGSFRPSSISRMYDRNGVLIGEFFREKRIPISLQTLPEHVYYASIAVEDATFFEHGGLDFQGIIRAATKNFQAGRVVEGGSTITQQLAKTMFLTSERKLTRKIKEAFLAFKIDSTLEKQHILELYLNQIYYGRGAYGIEAAAQNFFNKSAHELTVAEAAMLAGMPKAPSRYSRDINDAETQQRWRHVLNRMREERAITESQFDEAINTPLAITGHIGQLNDAPYVSDFVRNAIIEKHGEDLLYREGVSIYTTVDIRAQHVAHEAITKAKQEYIQRREGRRLPHELTPEDIQFALLSIDNHDGAIIAMVGGTDFYTNQFNRAMNGQRQTGSAFKPFVYSAALEKGLSPATIMVDAPMIFPSSELVWKPENYTQRFYGPTSLRNAVAQSLNVVAVKVLQEVGIGTAIDHVRRLGITAPINRDLSIALGSSSVTLLELTRAYSIFPAEGRRHEPYLIQRVVDRDGKVIEEHIPSFEQAISPQVAYVMTSMLQSVITDGTGRSLRSLPMTLAGKTGTTNAFNDAWFFGFTPRYTTGVWTGFDVPRTMGHGEAGARSAAPVFAEFAKNYFDSEPAVDFPVPEGVVFRRIDPTTGQLAREGAPNSIMEVFVAGTEPRDVSTGSTQDQMIDLFQLRGGDTP; from the coding sequence ATGGATAGATGGAATACACAGCCGACGTCATCTCCCGAACACTTCCAACACACACAAGCACCCGAGCCAGAGGCGTCACAACCACACCCCAAGCGTAAATCTGGACTCTGGTGGAAACTTCCGCTCAGCCTCATGCTTGGCTGTTGTATCTTTCTTGGTGGTGTTCTGGGTTACATTGTAGCCACGCTCTACCAAGAACTCCCTGCCATTGACGAGCTCGGCAGTTTCCGCCCCTCTTCCATTAGTCGCATGTACGATCGTAATGGCGTGCTGATCGGTGAATTTTTCCGCGAAAAACGGATACCGATTTCACTACAGACACTCCCAGAGCATGTCTACTATGCCAGTATTGCCGTCGAAGATGCGACGTTCTTTGAGCACGGCGGACTGGACTTTCAGGGGATCATCCGCGCCGCCACGAAAAACTTTCAGGCGGGTCGCGTGGTTGAAGGGGGAAGCACCATTACGCAACAGCTTGCCAAAACGATGTTCCTGACGTCCGAGCGCAAATTAACGCGTAAAATCAAAGAGGCTTTTCTCGCTTTTAAAATCGACAGCACCCTTGAAAAACAGCACATTCTAGAACTCTACCTGAACCAAATCTATTACGGGCGTGGTGCGTATGGCATCGAAGCCGCAGCGCAAAACTTTTTCAATAAATCAGCGCACGAGCTAACAGTTGCCGAAGCGGCAATGCTTGCGGGAATGCCCAAGGCCCCTTCGCGCTATAGTCGCGATATCAACGATGCCGAAACGCAGCAGCGGTGGCGTCATGTCCTCAACCGGATGCGCGAAGAGCGGGCGATTACGGAAAGTCAATTTGACGAAGCGATCAACACACCACTCGCTATCACTGGCCACATTGGCCAGCTCAACGACGCGCCATATGTGTCCGATTTCGTCCGCAACGCTATCATCGAAAAACATGGCGAAGACCTCCTGTATCGTGAAGGGGTCAGCATATATACAACCGTGGATATCAGAGCGCAACACGTTGCGCATGAAGCGATTACCAAGGCGAAACAAGAGTACATCCAGCGACGCGAAGGGCGACGCCTGCCGCACGAACTGACTCCGGAAGACATTCAATTTGCCCTGCTGAGCATCGATAACCACGATGGAGCCATCATCGCCATGGTAGGTGGGACGGACTTTTACACCAACCAATTCAACCGCGCCATGAATGGGCAACGCCAAACCGGATCGGCCTTTAAGCCGTTTGTCTATTCTGCCGCACTTGAAAAAGGGTTGAGCCCAGCCACGATTATGGTCGACGCGCCCATGATTTTCCCTTCTTCGGAGCTGGTCTGGAAGCCCGAAAACTATACCCAAAGATTCTATGGCCCTACCAGCTTGCGCAATGCCGTGGCGCAGTCACTGAATGTTGTGGCGGTCAAAGTGCTCCAAGAAGTCGGCATCGGCACTGCCATTGATCACGTTCGTCGCTTGGGCATTACCGCGCCGATCAACCGCGATCTTTCTATTGCGCTGGGGAGTTCTTCCGTGACGTTACTGGAATTAACGCGCGCCTACAGTATTTTCCCCGCAGAAGGGAGGCGCCATGAGCCCTACCTGATTCAGCGGGTCGTTGATCGCGACGGGAAGGTAATTGAAGAGCATATTCCGTCATTCGAACAGGCCATTTCGCCTCAGGTAGCCTATGTAATGACCTCAATGCTACAAAGTGTTATTACCGATGGTACGGGACGCAGCCTGCGCTCGCTCCCCATGACACTGGCCGGAAAAACCGGAACGACCAATGCCTTTAACGATGCGTGGTTCTTCGGCTTCACCCCGCGCTACACGACAGGCGTTTGGACGGGTTTCGATGTGCCACGCACCATGGGACACGGCGAAGCAGGGGCGCGCAGTGCGGCACCGGTTTTTGCCGAGTTCGCCAAAAACTATTTTGATAGTGAGCCCGCCGTTGACTTTCCTGTTCCAGAAGGTGTTGTCTTCCGCCGCATCGACCCGACTACTGGGCAACTGGCGCGCGAAGGGGCTCCCAATTCGATCATGGAAGTATTCGTCGCTGGCACTGAACCACGCGATGTTTCCACAGGCTCAACGCAAGATCAAATGATAGACCTCTTTCAATTACGCGGTGGAGATACCCCATGA
- a CDS encoding two-component system sensor histidine kinase NtrB has translation MNKWKSVCDSLPFGIFVVDTRGRITDLNHEGEILLSTSRSRALKSYLSRYFDNESCITEQLAYVRGSYRSVSVDEVLKLRSSQNLIPVEVSISLHDESPEHLIVAVRDISNRMVIERAKAISGDYENMDRILAEIAHEIKNPLSAILGAARLLQESDDDGVLPLADIISEESLRLEAMLSNIQSFCRPPQVRATEVNIHRLLKELVERQMPLLEEKQITITEYYDPSLPEIFADEEKIFRVILNILKNAVDACSIGGKITLHTGISMGDLLGKGFVTWIYLSIRDNGAGIPVDVREKIFTPFFTTKGHGNGLGLPISMKILRAHGGKIDVESTIGIGTNVTIYLPMKNRLARGSS, from the coding sequence ATGAATAAGTGGAAATCAGTGTGCGACTCACTTCCGTTTGGCATCTTTGTCGTTGACACTCGTGGCCGCATTACCGACCTCAACCATGAGGGGGAAATTCTGCTGAGCACGTCGCGCTCCCGCGCCCTCAAGAGCTATCTTTCGCGCTATTTCGACAATGAAAGCTGCATCACCGAACAGCTTGCCTATGTCCGAGGCAGCTACCGTTCTGTCAGCGTTGACGAAGTGCTCAAGCTCCGCTCCTCGCAAAATCTTATCCCCGTGGAAGTAAGTATTTCGCTGCATGATGAATCACCCGAACACCTGATTGTCGCCGTACGCGATATTTCGAATCGGATGGTCATCGAACGCGCCAAGGCGATTTCCGGCGACTACGAGAATATGGATCGCATTCTGGCGGAAATTGCCCACGAAATAAAAAATCCTCTGAGCGCTATTTTAGGCGCGGCACGGCTCTTACAGGAAAGCGATGATGACGGCGTATTGCCGCTGGCCGATATCATCAGCGAAGAATCCCTGAGACTGGAAGCCATGCTCAGCAATATCCAAAGCTTTTGCCGCCCACCACAAGTGCGCGCCACCGAAGTGAATATTCACCGCCTCCTCAAAGAGCTGGTGGAACGACAAATGCCACTCTTGGAAGAGAAGCAAATCACGATTACCGAATACTATGATCCAAGTTTGCCAGAGATTTTCGCCGATGAAGAGAAGATCTTTCGCGTGATACTCAATATCCTGAAAAACGCCGTAGACGCCTGCTCCATCGGCGGTAAAATTACGCTACACACCGGAATATCCATGGGCGACCTGTTAGGGAAAGGTTTTGTTACTTGGATTTACCTCTCTATTCGCGACAACGGTGCCGGCATTCCCGTCGACGTGCGCGAAAAGATATTTACACCATTTTTTACCACCAAAGGACATGGTAATGGCCTTGGACTCCCTATCAGCATGAAAATCCTCCGCGCCCACGGCGGAAAAATAGACGTGGAAAGTACCATCGGCATTGGCACGAACGTGACGATATACCTTCCCATGAAAAATCGCCTAGCAAGAGGATCGTCATGA
- a CDS encoding sigma-54-dependent transcriptional regulator, which translates to MNNVRKTIMVVDDEKNIQIVLKKAMENDFTVLLASNAEEALERLAETPVDLVFMDINMPGMSGLEALERINKTSGIPVVIMTARSGMQTVIDAMKLSAYEYVTKPFEINEIRKLAAEATRISPHPISSTRRDDATTPQFEKIIGNSPAMREVFKLIGKAAPTRVTVLIEGESGTGKELVARVIHQNSTVANMPFIPINLAAIPEELMESEFFGHEKGAFTGATERRMGLFREAQGGTLFLDELGHMPLALQAKLLRVLQEGEVSPVGSSKIHHVDVRIIAATNRSLHEMVQKNLFREDLFYRLNVFTIPLPPLRNRLEDIDELVEYFSIRYAREFAIPRKQLSPEALRKMKQYEWPGNVRELENAIKRALLLANSSTITADDVQINSQGISDHGTATAAHPLFSHDESPASSTLQYMIRNKALPHLHTMMESGQGNLHDLIIGEIEKILYEIVLEYTRGNQVAAANVLGVNRNTVRKKVSDYRLNVYEFKKKERR; encoded by the coding sequence ATGAATAACGTTCGCAAGACCATTATGGTCGTCGATGACGAAAAAAACATCCAAATCGTCCTCAAAAAAGCCATGGAAAATGACTTTACCGTGTTGCTCGCTTCAAACGCCGAAGAAGCTCTGGAACGCTTAGCGGAAACGCCTGTCGATCTTGTTTTCATGGACATCAACATGCCGGGCATGAGTGGATTGGAAGCGCTAGAACGGATCAATAAAACGTCAGGTATTCCGGTCGTGATTATGACCGCACGCAGCGGCATGCAAACCGTCATTGATGCGATGAAACTCTCCGCCTATGAGTACGTCACGAAACCATTTGAAATCAACGAAATACGCAAACTCGCAGCCGAAGCAACCCGCATCTCGCCGCACCCGATTTCCTCTACCCGCCGTGACGACGCCACCACGCCACAGTTCGAAAAAATTATCGGCAATAGTCCCGCCATGCGCGAAGTGTTTAAGCTGATCGGCAAAGCAGCGCCAACCCGCGTGACCGTGCTGATCGAAGGGGAGTCAGGAACGGGCAAGGAACTGGTCGCGCGCGTCATCCATCAAAACTCGACCGTGGCCAATATGCCGTTTATCCCGATCAACCTTGCCGCCATTCCTGAAGAGCTGATGGAGAGTGAATTTTTCGGTCACGAAAAAGGAGCCTTTACCGGCGCAACCGAGCGACGGATGGGGCTTTTCCGCGAAGCCCAAGGCGGCACGCTGTTTCTTGACGAACTGGGACACATGCCGCTGGCACTGCAAGCCAAACTGCTGCGCGTGTTACAAGAAGGGGAAGTATCGCCCGTCGGCAGCTCCAAGATTCATCACGTCGATGTCCGCATCATCGCCGCTACCAACCGCAGCCTCCATGAAATGGTTCAAAAGAATCTTTTCCGCGAAGACCTGTTTTATCGCCTGAACGTCTTTACCATCCCGCTGCCTCCGCTGCGGAACCGCTTGGAAGATATTGATGAATTGGTGGAGTACTTTTCTATCCGTTACGCCCGCGAGTTCGCCATCCCACGCAAACAACTCAGCCCAGAAGCGTTGCGCAAGATGAAGCAATACGAGTGGCCTGGCAACGTACGCGAACTGGAAAATGCCATCAAGCGCGCCTTGCTTCTGGCGAACTCTTCGACCATTACCGCCGACGACGTGCAAATTAATTCCCAAGGGATTTCAGACCACGGAACAGCCACAGCAGCTCACCCTCTCTTTAGCCATGACGAAAGCCCGGCCAGTTCCACCTTGCAATACATGATTCGCAATAAAGCACTGCCACACCTGCACACCATGATGGAAAGTGGACAGGGAAATCTGCACGACCTGATCATTGGTGAAATTGAAAAAATTCTCTATGAAATCGTGCTGGAATATACCCGTGGCAATCAAGTCGCCGCAGCGAACGTGCTGGGGGTGAACCGCAACACCGTGCGCAAAAAAGTGAGCGACTACCGTTTGAATGTCTACGAGTTCAAGAAAAAGGAACGCAGATAG
- a CDS encoding phospholipase D-like domain-containing protein, translating into MIRPWRALIALSMVLVLSSLCWSMPATVTPVFDRDYLPKAREIIGKARHSIDVAIYMFKTANEHNNASADLQEELIRAAKRGVKIRVLFDHPGKETDFIYEANIDTARELLAFGIECYFDNPKRRMHAKMMVIDNRFTLLGSHNYTVSGMNHNDEASVLIDSEPFAKQSRAYIEQIIRKGKRIQK; encoded by the coding sequence ATGATCAGACCATGGCGCGCGTTGATTGCACTCAGTATGGTGCTTGTACTCTCAAGCCTCTGCTGGAGCATGCCTGCAACAGTGACGCCCGTATTCGACCGCGATTACCTTCCCAAGGCTCGCGAAATTATTGGCAAAGCGCGCCATTCCATTGATGTGGCAATCTATATGTTCAAAACGGCGAATGAGCACAATAATGCTTCCGCTGATTTACAAGAAGAGCTGATTCGTGCCGCCAAACGCGGCGTGAAGATTCGCGTCCTCTTCGATCATCCCGGCAAAGAAACCGACTTTATTTATGAAGCAAATATTGATACTGCGCGCGAACTATTGGCTTTCGGCATTGAGTGTTATTTTGATAACCCCAAACGGCGCATGCACGCCAAGATGATGGTAATCGACAACCGCTTTACGCTGCTGGGAAGCCACAATTATACCGTCAGCGGTATGAATCATAACGATGAAGCCTCGGTGCTCATCGACAGCGAACCCTTTGCCAAGCAAAGCCGTGCGTATATCGAACAGATTATTCGCAAAGGGAAACGGATACAGAAGTAG
- a CDS encoding TrpB-like pyridoxal phosphate-dependent enzyme — protein MADKKIILTESQMPRHWYNIVADMPNPPAPPIDATTNQPVDPAKLERIFAPQLVQQEMSSERYIEIPEEVFDVYRLWRPSPLIRATALEKALGTPAKIYYKYEGGSYAGSHKPNTAIPQVYYNKLNGIKRLCTETGAGQWGTSMAFACNHFGIEAVIYMVKVSYYQKPYRKAMMEMWGGKVIPSPSEFTAAGRAVLAEDPDSNGSLGCAISEAVEDTLTREDTRYCLGSVLNHVALHQTIVGEESLRQLEMAGDYPDVVIGCAGGGSNLAGIAFPFIRENIRGNLKTRIVAVEPTACPTMTKGVYDYDFGDVARMTPKMKMYTLGHRFMPAGIHAGGLRYHGMSPLVSQLYHEGYMEAVAYHQLECFEAAALFVRTEAILPAPESSHAIRGAIVEALKAKESGEAKVILFNLSGHGHFDIASYDKYFQGELVAYEHPEAEIQRALGKM, from the coding sequence ATGGCCGACAAGAAGATCATCCTGACCGAATCGCAGATGCCACGTCATTGGTACAATATTGTAGCCGATATGCCCAATCCTCCCGCGCCACCCATCGATGCCACCACGAACCAACCCGTCGACCCAGCGAAACTCGAACGGATTTTTGCGCCACAATTGGTACAGCAGGAAATGAGTAGCGAACGTTATATTGAAATTCCTGAAGAGGTATTTGATGTGTACCGTTTATGGAGACCTTCGCCGCTGATCCGTGCCACGGCACTGGAAAAGGCACTCGGCACACCTGCCAAAATTTACTACAAGTATGAAGGTGGCTCGTACGCCGGATCACATAAACCAAACACCGCCATCCCGCAGGTATACTACAATAAACTTAATGGCATTAAACGGCTCTGCACCGAAACGGGCGCTGGTCAGTGGGGAACGTCGATGGCGTTTGCCTGTAATCACTTCGGTATTGAAGCGGTCATTTATATGGTCAAAGTCAGCTACTACCAAAAACCATACCGCAAAGCGATGATGGAAATGTGGGGCGGAAAAGTGATTCCATCGCCGTCCGAATTTACTGCCGCTGGACGTGCGGTGCTCGCGGAAGATCCAGACTCCAACGGCTCACTCGGCTGTGCTATTTCTGAAGCCGTGGAAGATACCTTAACGCGCGAAGATACGCGCTACTGCCTTGGCAGTGTCTTAAACCACGTGGCATTGCATCAGACTATCGTCGGTGAAGAGTCGCTGCGTCAGCTTGAAATGGCTGGAGACTATCCTGATGTGGTTATCGGCTGCGCGGGCGGCGGTTCCAATCTTGCCGGAATTGCCTTCCCATTCATCCGCGAAAATATCCGTGGCAATCTAAAAACACGCATTGTCGCCGTCGAACCAACCGCCTGCCCTACGATGACCAAAGGGGTTTACGACTACGATTTTGGCGATGTCGCCCGCATGACGCCAAAAATGAAGATGTACACGCTTGGACACCGCTTTATGCCTGCCGGAATCCACGCTGGCGGTCTGCGCTATCACGGGATGAGTCCACTCGTTAGCCAACTCTATCACGAAGGCTATATGGAAGCCGTCGCCTACCACCAGCTGGAGTGTTTTGAGGCTGCGGCGCTGTTTGTCCGTACGGAAGCGATCCTCCCAGCACCCGAGTCGAGTCATGCTATTCGCGGGGCTATTGTTGAGGCATTAAAAGCCAAAGAGTCTGGCGAAGCAAAAGTAATTCTCTTTAACCTCAGTGGTCACGGCCATTTTGACATCGCGTCATACGATAAATATTTCCAGGGTGAGCTTGTCGCCTACGAACATCCAGAAGCAGAAATCCAGCGAGCACTCGGGAAAATGTAA